AAAATGAGCTTAATAATAGCTGTATTTTTACTTTAAATAAAATACTTTAATTTATTGTTTAAGATATTATTATGATATATTATAGTAATATTATCCATTTAATTTGAGGAAGGTTCTTCACTACACCTAAGAATGATAGATTTCTTTGGAAATATCGTTGCTGCTTCATCGCCTGAAGAGGTCTTCTTACAACAACGATATTTTTTGCAGATTGTCATCTTTCGAAAAAGTTTTTCCAATCGTCTTCGTTGCAAACGAGGATGAATGAGAATTTCATCGCCCGTATAGCAACTGTTATTGCCACATTACAAATGTCGATTTTAATAATCCGCGTTACAAACGCGGACTATATCTATCTCTGTGTTTCCGTGGCTAAAAATTATTTATAAACTTTCCTTAATCACCCTTAACTTATAAATGGGACCTGCGCTGTTTTTTGCTTTAGGGAATAGTTTTATGGTTACTTTATTTTTGCCTTTAGTTAATTCGACAGGGATTTTATAAGAGATATCATAAAAACGGCTTTCTTTATATCTGTTCAGATCTTCGGTAGCAATGTTTACACCATCAACCAGCACATCAAAATTCCGACCGCGGTTATCCATGCCCCAATAAGAAGCAATTATGGTGTTCTGCAAAGCTGGATCTACTTTTACCTCAAATTGTAAGAAGCCATTTTCTCCTGCAATACGCCATTTACTGCCATGGTCTTCGCCCATGTATTCTTTGGCTGCGGTAAAGTTATGGTCGCGCTCTGGCTGCATTTCGCCAAACCTGAACACATCAGTAGTTTTATCTTCTAATTCTTTCTGTTTACGTTTCTGCTCATCGTATATTTTTTGTTGTACCGTCCATTTTTCTGGGGTAAATACATCCCAGTAAACACTATAATACTGGTTTTTGGTTTGATAAAATGGAATAAGTGTAACATCTTGAGGCTGAGCAATATTCTTGGTTTTAAATTGAAGTTCTTGTTTATTTACTACACCTAGCCAATCTTTAGGGTCGTTGTTGGCACTTACAAACACAGGAACACCTTTAATAGGATCGGGTTCTGTTACGCCTAAAATACCAGCCAATAGCACCGGACCATAAAAAACAGCCCTACGGTCAGCATTATCCGGCATGGCCTCTGTATAAAGTTTTTCTGGAGTTACATAAGTGATTTTATCATTGTTTTTCCAGCTACGGGTAATTACGTAATAGCCGGTTTCATCCGGAGTAATTTTTTGTAGTTGCCCATTCACCGCGATTGTGGTTTCGGTAGACCACTTTGGTTTTCTCACTCGTATAGAAAATCTTGAAGTTTTGGCTACACTAATGGTTAAACTCGTTTGGTCGCCTTGCGGTAAAGCTGTTTGCTGCATAATTTTTATTCCTTTTTCTTTCCAATCTAAAACCGACGGAATAAAAAGATTCACATATAAACTCCCATCACTTCCTCTCGAATAAATGCTTTCATTGTATTTAACATGATTTTCCATGCCGGTACCTACGCAACAGGTAAAAGTGTTAAATTTATCGCTGTATTCTTTTTTTCCGCCCATGCGTAGCGGTACAAAATAACAGGTCATGCCATCGTCGTGGTTCTGCGAAGCCAGTATATGATTATACAGCGCTTTTTCATAATAATCGAATAGTTCGGCCGATGGATTTTCTGCAAACAGGTGCCCGGTAAGTTTGAGCATGTTGTAAGTATTGCAGGTTTCGGTGGTGTTTTCTGTGAGCTTATCATTCAATTTATCCGGCTCACTCAGGTATTCGTAATTACTGTTTCCGCCAGTTACATAAGAGTGGTGGTAAACAATGGTTTTCCAAAAGAAATCGGCAATGGTTTTATCTCTTTGGTCGCCTGTAATTTCGTAGCGCCTGGCACTGGCAATAATTTTAGGGATCTGTGTATTAGAATGTTTTCCCGGAAGAATATCTGTTTGCTGTGCCAATGGATCAAGTATACGCTTGTCGTAGAATTTGTAAGATAAATCGAGGTATTTTTTTTCTCCGGTAATAGAATAGAGATTAACTAAAGTCTCTGCCATACCACCATATTCACAGAACAACATTTTTTGTAAAAGTTCGTCATTTAAGCCGCCAATGGTAGTGCCTGTCCAATCGGCCAATGCCACGCATGAGCTCAAAGCTTTTTTATTGTTGGTGTACAGATAGGCATCTAGTAAACCTGCCATAATTTTATGTACAGTGTACCATGGTGCCCAGCCGCCATTCAGGTCGAATCCCCCGGTTTTAACATTGCCTTTTGCCAGTTCACCCCAAATTTTGTCTTCATTGGTGAAGGCACCTAAATAGCCGTTTTTTCTGGCTTTCTGGCACTCAGCCAGTTCATCTACAATATAATTTGCTTTTTTTAGAAATGCAGGATTTCTGCTCGAAGCATATTGCATAGATATTGCCGAAAGGTAATGCCCCAGCGAATGCCCGGCCAAACCATCTCCTTCCCATCCGCCATAAATTTTAGCCTTTGGTGTTAAACCTGCGTTCTTTCTAAAGCCTGAAA
The nucleotide sequence above comes from Pedobacter riviphilus. Encoded proteins:
- a CDS encoding glycoside hydrolase family 127 protein, with amino-acid sequence MNYHLGKSLFSCALFFALSANAQNYVPHFNDSRVKVKNTTPIKAYAFDLSQVSLLESTFKKAMKADEAYLSVIDADRLLSGFRKNAGLTPKAKIYGGWEGDGLAGHSLGHYLSAISMQYASSRNPAFLKKANYIVDELAECQKARKNGYLGAFTNEDKIWGELAKGNVKTGGFDLNGGWAPWYTVHKIMAGLLDAYLYTNNKKALSSCVALADWTGTTIGGLNDELLQKMLFCEYGGMAETLVNLYSITGEKKYLDLSYKFYDKRILDPLAQQTDILPGKHSNTQIPKIIASARRYEITGDQRDKTIADFFWKTIVYHHSYVTGGNSNYEYLSEPDKLNDKLTENTTETCNTYNMLKLTGHLFAENPSAELFDYYEKALYNHILASQNHDDGMTCYFVPLRMGGKKEYSDKFNTFTCCVGTGMENHVKYNESIYSRGSDGSLYVNLFIPSVLDWKEKGIKIMQQTALPQGDQTSLTISVAKTSRFSIRVRKPKWSTETTIAVNGQLQKITPDETGYYVITRSWKNNDKITYVTPEKLYTEAMPDNADRRAVFYGPVLLAGILGVTEPDPIKGVPVFVSANNDPKDWLGVVNKQELQFKTKNIAQPQDVTLIPFYQTKNQYYSVYWDVFTPEKWTVQQKIYDEQKRKQKELEDKTTDVFRFGEMQPERDHNFTAAKEYMGEDHGSKWRIAGENGFLQFEVKVDPALQNTIIASYWGMDNRGRNFDVLVDGVNIATEDLNRYKESRFYDISYKIPVELTKGKNKVTIKLFPKAKNSAGPIYKLRVIKESL